In Gemmatimonadota bacterium, a single genomic region encodes these proteins:
- a CDS encoding radical SAM protein → MSEQVQISPAVEPIAPSPAPPGLPGPPAPPILQPDAGYLGYDRTLLRPMSFGMKLRALLKYIWVRLKGGPMSVNMEVTYLCNATCDFCDYWKTKRSGKLGDYDYVAALRKLNPLSVTLTGGEPTINKQLPEAVRRIKESQGFVYIGMVTHGSLLTVEKAMALWDAGLDHISISLNYIGREHDEERGIEGLYEHITTLVPQLTARGVNVIFNTVIMRDNLDHVVPIAHLARTMGAKVSYSCYSDFKNGNETHLVDPAHAERLESVIEDLIYQKSRLGNIVSSAWYLRRIPDYFQNALPGSCTAAGKWLVQLTPDGDIKPCAELPVSSGYADFKKVSKKIDCNRCWYSCRGETESSLKIGRLWEGLERVWKAGV, encoded by the coding sequence ATGTCCGAACAGGTTCAGATCTCACCGGCGGTGGAACCCATCGCGCCGTCTCCCGCGCCTCCCGGACTGCCCGGACCGCCCGCACCGCCCATACTGCAGCCGGACGCGGGCTACCTCGGGTACGACCGGACGTTGTTGCGCCCCATGTCCTTCGGCATGAAGCTCAGGGCCCTGCTCAAATACATCTGGGTGCGACTGAAGGGCGGGCCGATGTCGGTGAACATGGAAGTGACCTACCTGTGCAACGCCACCTGCGATTTCTGTGATTACTGGAAGACGAAACGTTCGGGCAAGCTGGGCGACTACGACTACGTGGCGGCGCTGCGGAAGCTGAACCCCCTGTCAGTCACCCTGACCGGCGGGGAACCCACGATCAACAAGCAACTGCCCGAGGCGGTCAGGCGCATCAAGGAATCCCAGGGATTCGTCTACATCGGCATGGTCACCCACGGATCTCTACTGACCGTGGAAAAAGCCATGGCCCTGTGGGATGCCGGCCTGGACCACATCTCGATTTCGTTGAACTACATCGGACGCGAACACGACGAGGAGCGGGGCATCGAGGGGCTGTACGAACATATCACCACGCTCGTGCCCCAGTTGACGGCCCGGGGGGTCAACGTGATTTTCAACACGGTGATCATGCGGGACAACCTGGACCACGTCGTGCCCATAGCGCACCTGGCGCGCACCATGGGCGCGAAGGTTTCCTACAGCTGCTACAGCGATTTCAAGAACGGGAACGAAACCCACCTGGTGGATCCCGCCCACGCCGAGCGCCTGGAATCCGTGATCGAGGATCTGATCTATCAGAAATCCCGTTTAGGGAACATCGTCAGTTCCGCCTGGTACCTGCGCCGTATTCCCGATTACTTCCAGAACGCCCTGCCGGGTTCCTGCACGGCGGCGGGCAAGTGGTTGGTGCAACTGACCCCCGACGGCGACATAAAGCCCTGCGCGGAACTGCCCGTATCGTCCGGATACGCCGACTTCAAAAAGGTCTCGAAGAAGATCGATTGCAACCGGTGCTGGTACAGTTGCCGGGGCGAGACGGAATCTTCGTTGAAGATCGGAAGGTTGTGGGAAGGCCTGGAGAGGGTCTGGAAAGCCGGAGTCTAA